The proteins below come from a single Chrysoperla carnea chromosome 1, inChrCarn1.1, whole genome shotgun sequence genomic window:
- the LOC123290760 gene encoding cell division control protein 42 homolog, protein MPPRSTTIMNCTKQPLLKQHQAIIFKSRKSKTKAQKQLKCVLVGDGAVGKTSLAVSYSNDTFPKEYVPTAFDNYSVIVQVDGQPINIQLCDTAGQNELDPLRGLCYPDTDVFMLCFSVVRPSSFQSACTRWANELTALDVPIVLVGTQADLRDHAPTVHGLIQSGQSPVSPTDALRLAERLEAPYIETSALTCVHLKDAFDQAILTALRRRQMCHRTPLWRKFCCIK, encoded by the exons ATGCCACCACGATCAACAACAATTATGAATTGTACAAAACAACCATTACTCAAACAACATCAagcaattatatttaaatcgaGAAAGTCAAAAACAAAGGCACAAAAGCAATTAAAATGTGTTTTAGTGGGTGATGGAGCTGTGGGTAAAACGTCATTAGCTGTTTCTTATAGTAATGATACTTTTCCCAAAGAATATGTTCCGACAGCTTTTGACAATTATAGTG TAATTGTTCAAGTTGATGGACAACCAATTAATATTCAACTCTGTGATACAGCTGGTCAG aatgAACTTGACCCATTACGTGGTTTGTGTTATCCTGACACAGACGTTTTCATGTTATGTTTTTCTGTAGTCCGACCATCAAGCTTTCAATCAGCATGTACACGTTGGGCGAACGAATTAACAGCATTAGATGTACCTATTGTATTAGTGGGAACACAAGCGGATCTCAGAGATCATGCACCGACTGTGCATGGTCTAATACAAAGTGGACAAAGTCCAGTATCACCAACAGATGCATTACGTTTAGCTGAACGTTTAGAAGCGCCTTATATTGAAACATCAGCATTAACATGTGTTCATTTAAAAGATGCATTCGATCAAGCAATACTCACTGCATTACGTCGCAGACAAATGTGTCATCGAACACCTTTATGGAGgaaattttgttgtattaaaTAA